In Nocardia yunnanensis, one DNA window encodes the following:
- the msrA gene encoding peptide-methionine (S)-S-oxide reductase MsrA, with protein sequence MTDTQRAILAGGCFWGMQDLIRKQPGVLSTRVGYTGGRNDNPNYRNHPGHAEAVEILYDPARTDYRALLEFFFQIHDPSTKDRQGNDIGTSYRSAIFYLDDEQKRIAEDTIADVDASGLWPGKVVTEVTPASTFWEAEPEHQDYLERYPSGYTCHFPRPGWKLPKRANA encoded by the coding sequence GTGACCGACACGCAGCGAGCGATTCTGGCCGGCGGATGTTTCTGGGGCATGCAGGATTTGATCCGCAAGCAGCCGGGAGTGCTGTCGACCCGGGTGGGATACACCGGCGGACGCAACGACAACCCGAACTACCGCAATCACCCCGGGCACGCCGAGGCTGTGGAGATCCTCTACGACCCCGCGCGGACGGATTACCGTGCGCTGCTGGAGTTCTTCTTCCAGATCCACGATCCCAGCACCAAGGATCGGCAGGGCAACGACATCGGAACCAGCTACCGCTCCGCCATCTTCTACCTGGATGACGAGCAGAAGCGGATCGCCGAGGACACCATCGCCGACGTGGACGCCTCGGGGCTGTGGCCGGGCAAGGTGGTCACCGAGGTGACCCCGGCGAGCACGTTCTGGGAGGCCGAGCCGGAGCACCAGGATTATCTGGAGCGCTACCCGAGCGGCTACACCTGCCACTTCCCGCGACCGGGCTGGAAGCTGCCCAAGCGCGCGAACGCGTAG
- the msrB gene encoding peptide-methionine (R)-S-oxide reductase MsrB, with the protein MTREYNRNPAAVAALSPEQYYVTQENGTERAFTGEYWDNHEPGIYVDVVSGEPLFASTDKFESGSGWPSFTKPIDAANVVEKSDRSHFMVRTEVRSSFGDSHLGHVFPDGPREAGGLRYCINSAALRFIPLDQLEAEGYGQYKSLFTKEEA; encoded by the coding sequence GTGACACGGGAGTACAACCGCAATCCGGCGGCCGTGGCCGCACTGTCGCCTGAGCAGTATTACGTCACCCAGGAGAACGGCACCGAGCGGGCGTTCACGGGCGAATACTGGGACAACCACGAGCCCGGGATCTATGTGGACGTGGTGTCGGGGGAGCCGTTGTTCGCCTCGACCGACAAGTTCGAGAGCGGATCGGGATGGCCGAGTTTCACCAAGCCGATCGACGCCGCGAACGTGGTGGAGAAGTCCGATCGCAGTCATTTCATGGTGCGCACCGAGGTGCGTTCCAGCTTCGGTGACAGCCATCTCGGGCACGTGTTCCCCGATGGGCCGCGCGAGGCGGGCGGACTGCGCTACTGCATCAATTCCGCGGCGCTGCGGTTCATCCCCCTCGACCAGCTCGAGGCCGAGGGTTACGGGCAGTACAAGTCTCTGTTCACGAAGGAGGAAGCGTGA
- a CDS encoding ferrochelatase has product MAAEPTAHEVDALLLLSFGGPERPEDVMPFLENVTRGRGIPPERLAEVAQHYLHFGGVSPINALNLDIIKAIEAEFAARGIELPVYFGNRNWHPMVEDTVERMRADGIRSALVFPTSAWGGYSGCLQYHEDIARARTAVAGAPDLVKLRQYFDHPLFVAAFADAIRAAFAELPADKRNGARLVFTAHSVPNSADAASGPPDEQNLYSRQVAEAARLCAAATGFDDYDLVWQSRSGPPRIPWLDPDIVDHLDTLAERRVEAVVVCPVGFVSDHLEVIWDLDNEAKDRAAELGIAFARAATPGPDPRFAQLVAELVEEQLSGAAPARLSEMTALGCTLNGAACVVGCCALPPRRPAVAPTPSEL; this is encoded by the coding sequence GTGGCCGCGGAGCCCACGGCTCATGAAGTGGACGCCCTGCTACTGCTGTCCTTCGGCGGCCCGGAGCGCCCCGAGGACGTGATGCCGTTCCTGGAGAACGTCACTCGCGGCCGGGGCATCCCGCCGGAACGGCTCGCCGAAGTCGCACAGCATTACCTGCACTTCGGTGGGGTGTCGCCGATCAACGCCCTCAATCTCGACATCATCAAGGCGATCGAGGCCGAATTCGCCGCGCGCGGTATCGAATTGCCGGTGTACTTCGGCAATCGCAACTGGCATCCGATGGTCGAAGACACCGTGGAGCGCATGCGCGCCGACGGAATCCGTTCCGCGCTGGTGTTTCCCACCTCGGCGTGGGGCGGGTACTCGGGCTGCCTGCAGTATCACGAGGACATCGCCCGCGCCCGCACCGCGGTCGCCGGCGCGCCGGATCTGGTGAAGCTGCGGCAGTACTTCGATCACCCGTTGTTCGTCGCGGCGTTCGCGGACGCGATACGCGCGGCGTTCGCGGAATTGCCCGCGGACAAGCGGAATGGTGCGCGGCTGGTGTTCACCGCGCACTCGGTACCGAACTCCGCGGATGCCGCCTCCGGCCCGCCCGACGAACAGAACCTCTACAGCCGTCAGGTCGCCGAGGCGGCCCGACTCTGCGCTGCCGCAACCGGATTCGACGACTACGACCTGGTGTGGCAGTCGCGTTCGGGGCCGCCGCGAATTCCGTGGCTGGACCCCGACATCGTCGATCACCTCGACACCCTGGCCGAGCGGCGCGTCGAGGCCGTCGTCGTGTGCCCGGTCGGCTTCGTGTCCGATCACCTCGAGGTCATCTGGGATCTCGACAACGAGGCGAAAGACCGTGCGGCCGAACTGGGTATCGCCTTCGCGCGCGCGGCCACGCCCGGACCGGATCCGCGATTCGCGCAGCTGGTGGCCGAGCTCGTCGAGGAGCAACTCTCCGGCGCCGCGCCCGCGCGGCTGAGCGAGATGACCGCTCTCGGCTGCACTCTCAACGGTGCCGCGTGCGTGGTGGGCTGCTGCGCGTTGCCGCCACGCCGCCCCGCGGTCGCGCCGACGCCGAGCGAATTGTAG
- the inhA gene encoding NADH-dependent enoyl-ACP reductase InhA — MAGLLDGKTVLITGIITDSSIAFHAAAVAQEQGAKVIITGIPERLRLIDRIAKRLPQEVPPAIGLDVTSEEDLANLPAKLRELAPEGIDGVLHSIAFAPKTLMGPDAVAFLDGPGPDAAKAFEISAWSYASLARAVLPAMNEGGSIVGMDFDPRTAMPYYNWMGVAKAALESVNRYVAREVGAAKRVRSNLIAAGPIKTLAAKAIAGTATDDAKQLNMLNEYWDGASPIGWDVDDPTVVAKSIVAMLSDWLPGTTGSIIYVDGGASHNTWFPDQGFGA, encoded by the coding sequence ATGGCTGGATTGCTCGACGGCAAAACCGTCCTCATCACCGGCATCATCACCGACTCGTCCATCGCCTTCCACGCGGCCGCGGTCGCGCAGGAGCAGGGCGCCAAGGTGATCATCACCGGTATTCCGGAGCGGCTGCGGCTCATCGACCGCATCGCCAAGCGGCTGCCGCAGGAGGTCCCCCCGGCCATCGGCCTGGACGTGACCAGCGAAGAGGATCTGGCCAACCTGCCGGCCAAGCTGCGTGAGCTCGCGCCCGAGGGCATCGACGGCGTGCTGCACTCGATCGCCTTCGCGCCCAAGACCCTGATGGGCCCGGACGCGGTCGCCTTCCTCGACGGCCCGGGTCCCGACGCCGCCAAGGCGTTCGAGATCTCCGCCTGGTCCTACGCCTCGCTGGCGCGCGCGGTGCTGCCCGCAATGAACGAGGGCGGCTCCATCGTGGGCATGGACTTCGATCCGCGCACCGCGATGCCGTACTACAACTGGATGGGTGTCGCCAAGGCGGCGCTGGAGTCGGTGAACCGCTACGTGGCGCGAGAGGTGGGCGCGGCCAAGCGGGTTCGCTCCAACCTGATCGCGGCCGGTCCGATCAAGACCCTCGCCGCCAAGGCCATCGCCGGCACCGCCACCGACGACGCCAAGCAGCTCAATATGCTCAACGAGTACTGGGACGGCGCGTCCCCGATCGGCTGGGACGTCGACGACCCGACCGTGGTGGCCAAGTCCATCGTGGCCATGCTGTCGGATTGGCTGCCCGGCACTACCGGTTCGATCATCTACGTCGACGGCGGCGCCAGCCACAACACCTGGTTCCCCGACCAGGGCTTCGGCGCCTGA
- the fabG1 gene encoding 3-oxoacyl-ACP reductase FabG1 produces MSNITSRSVLVTGGNRGIGLAVAQRLLADGHKVAVTHRGSGVPEGLFGVKCDVTDGESVDRAFTEVEAHQGPVEVVVANAGIVDNTLFMRMSEESFTKVIDANLTGAWRVAQRANRNMLKHRFGRIVFLGSVVGQMGSPAQVSYAASKSGLIGMARAITREVGKRNITANVVAPGLIDTDMTREDMTEEMRKNVLDFIPAGRMGQVEDVAAAISFLVSDDASYISGAIIPVDGGMGMGH; encoded by the coding sequence ATGTCGAACATCACATCCCGGTCGGTACTGGTGACCGGCGGTAACCGCGGCATCGGTCTCGCGGTGGCCCAGCGCCTGCTCGCCGACGGCCACAAGGTCGCCGTCACGCATCGCGGGTCGGGTGTGCCGGAGGGGCTCTTCGGCGTGAAATGCGATGTGACCGATGGCGAATCGGTCGATCGCGCGTTCACCGAGGTCGAGGCGCACCAGGGTCCGGTCGAGGTCGTCGTCGCCAATGCGGGCATCGTGGACAACACCCTGTTCATGCGCATGAGCGAGGAATCGTTCACCAAGGTCATCGACGCCAACCTGACCGGTGCGTGGCGAGTCGCCCAGCGCGCCAACCGCAATATGCTCAAGCACCGTTTCGGCCGCATCGTGTTCCTCGGTTCCGTGGTCGGCCAGATGGGCTCGCCCGCGCAGGTCAGCTACGCGGCCTCGAAGTCGGGTCTGATCGGTATGGCCCGCGCCATCACCCGTGAGGTCGGCAAGCGCAACATCACCGCGAACGTGGTGGCGCCCGGTCTGATCGACACCGACATGACCCGCGAGGACATGACCGAGGAGATGCGCAAGAACGTCCTGGACTTCATCCCGGCCGGCCGCATGGGCCAGGTCGAGGACGTCGCCGCGGCGATCAGCTTCCTGGTCTCCGACGACGCCTCCTACATCTCCGGCGCGATCATCCCCGTCGACGGCGGAATGGGCATGGGCCACTGA
- a CDS encoding VWA domain-containing protein: MTIGNTTFSLSHFVNQYWLAFLAVLAAIALLYVLMQRRRRKHMLRFTNMDLLEKVAPAQPRPWRHISVAVTLVGLMFLTFAAAGPTAAKKVPRNRATVILVIDVSLSMEATDVPPSRIQVAKKAAKEFADGLTPGINLGLVTFAGTASVQVSPTTNREAVKAAIDNMKLAERTATGEGILTALQSIDTLASVLGGAEKPPPARIVLMSDGKQTVPDDKDVENPRHGFTAARLAKEKGIPVSTISFGTTWGTVEIPDQDGKGSQRVRVPVDDDSLREIAKLSGGDFYTASTLEELKAVYDTLEEQIGYETTMGDASKPWLWAGLVVTAIGVLTALLYRQRLP; this comes from the coding sequence GTGACCATCGGTAACACCACCTTCAGCCTCTCGCACTTCGTCAACCAGTACTGGCTGGCCTTCCTGGCCGTGCTGGCGGCGATCGCGCTGCTCTACGTCCTGATGCAGCGGCGGCGGCGAAAGCACATGCTGCGCTTCACCAATATGGACCTGCTCGAGAAGGTCGCCCCCGCGCAACCGCGGCCGTGGCGACACATCTCGGTGGCGGTCACCCTGGTGGGCCTGATGTTCCTGACCTTCGCCGCGGCCGGTCCGACCGCCGCCAAGAAGGTGCCCCGCAACCGCGCCACGGTCATCCTGGTGATCGACGTGTCGCTGTCGATGGAGGCGACCGATGTGCCGCCGAGCCGAATTCAGGTAGCCAAGAAGGCCGCCAAGGAATTCGCCGACGGTCTCACCCCGGGCATCAATCTGGGCCTGGTCACCTTCGCGGGCACCGCGTCGGTGCAGGTCTCGCCGACCACCAATCGGGAGGCGGTGAAGGCGGCCATCGACAATATGAAACTCGCCGAGCGCACCGCCACCGGCGAGGGCATTCTCACCGCCCTGCAATCGATCGACACCCTGGCCTCGGTGCTGGGCGGCGCGGAGAAGCCGCCGCCGGCGCGCATCGTGCTCATGTCCGACGGTAAGCAGACCGTCCCGGACGACAAGGATGTCGAGAATCCCCGCCACGGCTTCACCGCCGCGCGCCTGGCGAAGGAGAAAGGCATTCCGGTGTCGACGATTTCGTTCGGCACCACGTGGGGCACCGTGGAGATCCCCGACCAGGACGGCAAGGGTTCGCAGCGGGTGCGCGTCCCCGTCGACGACGATTCGCTGCGCGAGATCGCCAAACTGTCCGGCGGCGACTTCTACACCGCCTCCACGCTCGAGGAGCTCAAGGCTGTCTACGACACTCTCGAAGAGCAGATCGGCTACGAAACCACCATGGGCGACGCCAGTAAGCCGTGGCTGTGGGCCGGTTTGGTGGTGACCGCCATCGGCGTGCTCACCGCACTGCTCTATCGTCAGCGTCTGCCGTAA
- a CDS encoding DUF58 domain-containing protein produces MTISTPSGSTHAPPSFRQGQLTDPRLTAALKTLELTVRRRLDGVLHGDHLGLIPGPGSEPGDARMYQPGDDVRQMDWSVTARTTHPHVRQMIADRELETWLVIDLSASLDFGTALCEKRDLVVAAAAAVTHLTSGGGNRIGAVVANGQQLIRIPARSGRVHEQAMLRKIATTPHAPDGVRGDLRDAIEALRRPQRKRGLAVVISDFLGDIDWQRSLRAISGRHDLLGVEVLDPRDLDLPDVGDVVLHDPESGRTREFSVTPTLRADFARAAQRHRDQVEAALRSCGAPVMTLRTDRDWIADVVRFVSTRRHTFGAPTAGRVPRQ; encoded by the coding sequence GTGACGATCTCAACTCCCAGCGGCTCGACGCACGCCCCGCCCTCGTTCCGGCAGGGGCAGCTGACCGACCCGCGGTTGACGGCCGCGCTCAAAACCCTGGAGCTCACCGTGCGCCGCCGTCTCGACGGCGTCCTGCACGGTGATCACCTGGGTCTGATCCCCGGTCCCGGCTCCGAACCCGGCGACGCCCGCATGTATCAGCCGGGCGACGATGTGCGCCAGATGGATTGGTCGGTCACCGCCCGCACCACGCATCCGCACGTGCGGCAGATGATCGCCGACCGGGAACTCGAGACCTGGCTGGTGATCGACCTGTCGGCCTCGCTGGATTTCGGTACCGCGCTGTGCGAGAAGCGGGATCTGGTGGTCGCCGCGGCGGCCGCGGTCACCCATCTCACCAGCGGCGGCGGCAACCGGATCGGGGCGGTGGTGGCCAACGGCCAGCAGCTGATCCGCATTCCGGCCCGCAGCGGCCGCGTGCACGAGCAGGCCATGCTGCGCAAGATCGCCACCACCCCGCACGCCCCCGACGGGGTGCGCGGAGATCTGCGCGACGCCATCGAGGCGCTGCGCCGGCCGCAGCGCAAACGCGGTCTGGCCGTGGTGATCTCCGACTTCCTCGGCGATATCGACTGGCAGCGGTCGCTGCGCGCCATCTCCGGCCGCCACGACCTGCTCGGCGTCGAGGTGCTCGATCCCCGCGATCTGGACCTGCCCGACGTCGGCGACGTGGTCCTGCACGACCCGGAGTCGGGCCGGACCCGCGAGTTCAGTGTGACCCCCACGCTCCGTGCCGATTTCGCGCGCGCGGCCCAGCGCCACCGGGACCAGGTGGAGGCGGCGCTGCGCAGCTGCGGTGCGCCGGTAATGACCCTGCGCACCGACCGCGACTGGATCGCGGACGTGGTGAGATTCGTGTCGACCCGGCGCCACACCTTCGGCGCCCCGACTGCCGGGCGGGTGCCGCGACAGTGA
- a CDS encoding AAA family ATPase, which yields MLVTSTDGVSGVSTVKDAVPSPSNTLERDVQTLEKAIYEVKRVIVGQDRLVERLLVGVLARGHVLLEGVPGIAKTLAVETFAKVVGGSFSRVQFTPDLVPTDLVGTRIYRQGREEFDTELGPVVANFVLADEINRAPAKVQSALLEVMAERHVSIGGKTYPMPNPFLVMATQNPIESEGVYPLPEAQRDRFLFKVVVDYPSVEEEREIIYRMGVTPPEAKRILDPEELVRLQAVAANTFVHHALVDYVVRVIAATRKPADFGMQDVAGWISYGASPRASLGIIAAARAVALIRGRDYVVPQDVVEVIPDVLRHRLVLSYDALADEVSPDDVIKRVLQTVGLPQVAAQANAPAGAAPMPAAPQPAMGPHGGQQLAPVGGAPQQGIPQPPNGQVPGVPGQPQPK from the coding sequence ATGTTGGTGACTTCGACTGACGGTGTGAGCGGGGTAAGCACGGTGAAGGATGCGGTGCCCTCGCCATCGAACACCCTCGAGCGCGATGTCCAGACCCTGGAAAAGGCGATCTACGAAGTCAAACGCGTGATCGTCGGTCAGGATCGGCTGGTCGAGCGGCTGTTGGTCGGTGTCCTCGCCCGCGGCCACGTCCTGCTCGAGGGCGTGCCGGGTATCGCCAAGACCCTCGCGGTCGAAACCTTCGCGAAGGTGGTGGGCGGCAGCTTCTCCCGCGTCCAGTTCACCCCCGACCTGGTGCCCACCGACCTCGTCGGTACCCGCATCTACCGGCAGGGCCGCGAGGAGTTCGACACCGAGCTGGGCCCGGTGGTCGCGAACTTCGTGCTCGCCGACGAGATCAACCGCGCGCCCGCCAAGGTGCAGTCCGCGCTGCTCGAGGTGATGGCCGAGCGGCATGTGTCCATCGGCGGCAAGACCTACCCGATGCCGAACCCGTTCCTGGTCATGGCGACTCAGAACCCGATCGAGTCCGAGGGCGTGTACCCGCTGCCCGAGGCGCAGCGCGACCGCTTCCTGTTCAAGGTCGTCGTCGACTACCCCTCCGTCGAGGAGGAGCGCGAAATCATCTACCGGATGGGTGTCACCCCGCCGGAGGCCAAGCGCATTCTCGATCCGGAGGAGCTGGTCCGGCTGCAGGCCGTGGCCGCCAATACCTTCGTGCACCACGCCCTGGTCGACTACGTGGTCCGCGTCATCGCCGCGACCCGCAAGCCCGCCGACTTCGGCATGCAGGACGTGGCCGGCTGGATTTCCTACGGCGCCTCCCCGCGTGCCTCGCTGGGCATCATCGCCGCCGCGCGTGCGGTCGCGCTGATCCGGGGCCGCGACTACGTGGTGCCGCAGGACGTGGTCGAGGTGATCCCGGACGTGCTGCGCCACCGCCTGGTGCTGTCCTACGACGCGCTCGCCGACGAGGTCAGCCCCGACGACGTGATCAAGCGCGTGCTGCAGACCGTCGGCCTGCCGCAGGTCGCCGCCCAGGCCAACGCTCCCGCCGGCGCCGCGCCGATGCCCGCCGCGCCCCAGCCGGCCATGGGCCCGCACGGCGGTCAGCAGCTGGCCCCGGTCGGCGGCGCGCCGCAGCAGGGTATTCCGCAGCCCCCCAACGGCCAGGTGCCCGGAGTTCCCGGTCAGCCCCAGCCGAAGTGA
- a CDS encoding NAD(P)H-binding protein: MKVFQIGAAGGVGRPLARLLTARGDEVTGMHRDPAQAQVIAAAGARPVLGDVIGDSVDELAGKFHGHDAIVFSAGAHGTGTDQTSLIDGRGLEKCADAARFAGIARFILVSVFPEAGRDRDTSPGFEHYMKVKKTADAYLVATGLDWLIVRPGTLRDEPGTGLVTAGLAIEYGDIAREDVAAFIDIALHRPALTRVIVELTGGHTKVADAVELLLERGTTARE; this comes from the coding sequence GTGAAAGTGTTCCAGATCGGTGCGGCCGGGGGTGTCGGGCGACCGCTCGCGCGGCTGCTGACCGCCCGCGGTGACGAGGTGACGGGCATGCATCGCGATCCGGCGCAGGCGCAGGTGATCGCGGCGGCCGGGGCGCGGCCGGTACTGGGGGATGTCATCGGCGATTCGGTGGACGAGCTGGCCGGGAAATTCCACGGGCACGACGCGATCGTGTTCTCCGCGGGCGCGCACGGCACCGGCACGGACCAGACCAGTCTGATCGACGGCAGGGGGCTGGAAAAATGCGCCGACGCCGCGCGGTTCGCCGGTATTGCCCGATTCATTCTGGTGTCGGTGTTTCCCGAGGCCGGCCGCGACCGCGACACCAGCCCCGGATTCGAGCACTACATGAAGGTGAAGAAGACCGCCGACGCCTATCTCGTCGCGACCGGTCTGGACTGGCTGATCGTGCGGCCCGGCACCCTGCGCGACGAACCCGGAACCGGGCTGGTCACAGCCGGACTCGCGATCGAGTACGGCGATATCGCCCGCGAGGACGTCGCCGCCTTCATCGATATCGCCCTGCACCGCCCGGCGCTGACCCGCGTCATCGTGGAACTGACCGGCGGCCACACCAAGGTCGCCGACGCCGTGGAACTGCTGCTCGAACGCGGCACGACGGCCAGGGAATAG
- a CDS encoding NUDIX hydrolase, translated as MWCAVWDFEVSPKRSIGETVLAELERRASADAVALRVGVVVAHNDAVLMLEHEEHAEGRSPLHLPGTVVRSGESLAGAVVRAVREETGLDVVDIVRHLGSFDYLSAAGKPVRREHFVAEVATTGPVRVTNYADYRWVPLAGELPVTPSIRRILGKYQE; from the coding sequence ATGTGGTGTGCAGTGTGGGATTTCGAGGTTTCGCCCAAGCGATCGATCGGCGAGACGGTGTTGGCGGAACTAGAGCGGCGGGCGAGCGCGGACGCGGTGGCGCTGCGCGTCGGAGTGGTGGTCGCGCACAATGACGCGGTGCTGATGCTCGAGCACGAGGAGCACGCCGAGGGGCGCAGCCCGCTGCACCTGCCCGGCACCGTGGTGCGGTCCGGGGAGTCGCTGGCCGGTGCGGTGGTCCGCGCGGTCCGCGAGGAGACCGGTCTGGACGTGGTCGACATCGTGCGCCACCTCGGCAGCTTCGACTACCTCTCCGCAGCCGGAAAGCCGGTTCGCAGAGAGCATTTCGTGGCCGAGGTCGCCACCACCGGGCCGGTGCGGGTGACCAACTACGCCGACTACCGGTGGGTTCCGCTGGCGGGCGAACTGCCCGTCACGCCGTCGATCCGCCGTATCCTCGGGAAGTATCAGGAGTAG
- a CDS encoding FAD-binding oxidoreductase yields the protein MLEIDTRPAVLDQFTIDETGRAGRRPRGVVYPVDTGEVVTVVDWAREHATPLITRGAGTSLEGHLLARGDELVVDLSRADRILAVTPADFTATAQPGVTRTRLNAAAAEYGLQFTVDPGADASLGGMAAINAFRGTAYAESPALFVDIESGSAAAVAADESEIQRISHAHQAIESATARTHGERHALWEDRHQLYFAVKAANPGCRFLITDTAVPYSRIAGAVDTATRLGTELGLRITVAGHIGDGNVHTIVPYTDAEYPAAQVFSDLVVRHALEVGGTATGEHGIGLTKKKYLREEHGSGVDLMIAVKRALDPLGLFNPGKVLDLAAEV from the coding sequence GTGCTGGAGATCGACACTCGACCAGCGGTCCTCGATCAGTTCACGATCGACGAGACCGGGCGCGCCGGGCGCCGCCCCCGCGGGGTGGTGTACCCGGTCGACACCGGTGAGGTGGTGACGGTCGTGGACTGGGCGCGCGAGCACGCCACACCGCTCATCACCCGCGGGGCCGGCACCAGCCTCGAGGGGCATCTGCTGGCGCGCGGCGACGAACTGGTGGTGGATCTGTCTCGCGCGGACCGGATTCTGGCCGTCACCCCGGCCGACTTCACCGCCACCGCGCAGCCCGGCGTCACCCGGACCAGGCTCAATGCGGCCGCGGCCGAATACGGGCTGCAGTTCACGGTGGACCCGGGGGCGGACGCCTCGCTCGGGGGCATGGCGGCCATCAACGCCTTTCGCGGCACCGCGTACGCCGAATCGCCCGCGCTGTTCGTGGACATCGAGTCCGGTTCGGCGGCGGCGGTGGCCGCCGACGAGAGCGAGATTCAGCGGATCTCCCACGCGCACCAGGCGATCGAGTCGGCCACCGCGCGCACGCACGGCGAACGGCACGCGCTGTGGGAGGACCGGCACCAGCTGTACTTCGCGGTCAAGGCGGCCAATCCGGGATGCCGTTTTCTGATCACCGATACCGCGGTGCCGTACTCGCGCATCGCCGGGGCGGTCGACACCGCCACCCGGCTGGGGACCGAGCTGGGGTTGCGCATCACGGTCGCCGGGCACATCGGCGACGGGAACGTGCACACCATCGTGCCCTATACCGACGCCGAATATCCTGCCGCGCAAGTGTTCTCGGATCTGGTGGTGCGGCATGCCCTGGAGGTGGGCGGCACCGCGACCGGTGAGCACGGTATCGGGTTGACCAAGAAGAAGTACCTGCGCGAGGAGCACGGGTCCGGGGTGGATCTGATGATCGCGGTCAAGCGCGCCCTCGACCCGTTGGGGCTGTTCAATCCGGGCAAGGTGCTCGACCTCGCCGCCGAGGTCTGA
- a CDS encoding helix-turn-helix transcriptional regulator has translation MTNGRDRLREFLDSVLAEDNATLDAMAQDVHSSPFHFARLFSRDTGESPVAMRRRVLLERAAWQLSRGAQVTEAAFAAGYDSVEGFTRAFGRAYGHPPSRTPAEVRSAWLPAANGIHFHPPMALWVENEPKGRPDMDPTSLLLHHDLEDTRELLGFAAELDEQRYRRTRESHTVPEWDGRDDSIAAALHQVVWAKQVWLAAIDGTEMPAPHGDDPATLLRRLDELTPPWLAVIREIDRRGGWGDTLIDALCEPPESFVLGSVIAHVLTFSAHRRQLARGWLRTELTDRTTDIDSGDPILWLRKRG, from the coding sequence GTGACCAACGGACGTGACCGCCTGCGCGAGTTCCTCGACTCGGTCCTCGCCGAGGACAATGCGACCCTCGACGCCATGGCGCAGGACGTGCACTCGTCCCCGTTTCATTTCGCCCGGCTGTTCTCCCGCGACACGGGCGAATCGCCGGTCGCGATGCGGCGGCGGGTGCTGCTCGAACGCGCGGCCTGGCAGTTGAGCCGGGGCGCGCAGGTCACCGAGGCGGCGTTCGCCGCCGGATACGACTCGGTGGAGGGGTTCACCCGCGCCTTCGGGCGCGCCTACGGGCATCCGCCCAGCCGCACCCCGGCCGAGGTGCGCTCGGCCTGGCTGCCGGCGGCCAACGGCATCCACTTCCATCCGCCGATGGCGCTGTGGGTGGAGAACGAACCGAAAGGCCGGCCCGACATGGACCCTACTTCGCTACTGCTGCATCACGATCTGGAGGACACCCGCGAACTGCTGGGTTTCGCCGCCGAACTCGACGAGCAGCGCTATCGCAGGACGCGCGAATCGCACACGGTGCCGGAGTGGGACGGTCGCGACGACTCCATCGCGGCGGCACTGCATCAGGTGGTGTGGGCCAAACAGGTGTGGCTGGCGGCCATCGACGGCACCGAGATGCCCGCTCCGCACGGCGACGATCCGGCCACGCTGCTGCGGCGGCTCGACGAGCTGACGCCGCCCTGGCTGGCGGTGATCCGTGAGATCGACCGGCGCGGCGGGTGGGGCGACACCCTCATCGACGCATTGTGCGAACCGCCCGAGAGCTTCGTGCTCGGCAGCGTGATCGCGCACGTGCTCACCTTCTCCGCGCACCGCAGGCAACTGGCCCGCGGCTGGCTGCGCACCGAACTGACCGACCGCACCACCGATATCGACAGCGGAGATCCGATTCTCTGGCTACGGAAGAGAGGCTGA
- a CDS encoding dihydrofolate reductase family protein — MSRTVYYTGTSLDGFIATADHSLDWLVTRDNDADGPLGYNPFIANIGALAMGASTYQWLLDNAPGEPWPYDKPAWVFTHRVFPARGDGADVRFIQDPVEVVHKQMVEAAAGKDVWVVGGGDLAGQFADHGLLDEIVVSIAPVTLGSGAPLLPRKLELKLAELAQNGEFAAARYEVVRA; from the coding sequence ATGTCCCGCACCGTCTACTACACCGGCACCTCGCTCGACGGGTTCATCGCGACCGCCGATCACTCGCTGGACTGGCTGGTGACCCGCGACAACGACGCCGACGGGCCGCTGGGTTACAACCCGTTCATCGCCAACATCGGCGCGTTGGCCATGGGCGCGAGCACGTATCAATGGCTGCTCGACAACGCTCCCGGCGAACCGTGGCCCTACGACAAGCCCGCCTGGGTGTTCACCCACCGGGTCTTCCCGGCCCGCGGCGACGGCGCGGATGTCCGCTTCATCCAGGATCCGGTGGAGGTCGTCCACAAGCAGATGGTGGAAGCGGCCGCGGGCAAGGATGTCTGGGTGGTGGGCGGCGGTGATCTGGCCGGGCAGTTCGCCGATCACGGGCTGCTCGACGAGATCGTGGTGTCCATCGCGCCGGTCACGCTCGGATCCGGCGCTCCCCTGCTCCCCCGCAAGCTGGAGCTGAAGCTCGCCGAGCTCGCGCAGAACGGCGAATTCGCCGCTGCCCGTTACGAAGTCGTGCGCGCATAG